The following coding sequences are from one Anguilla rostrata isolate EN2019 chromosome 16, ASM1855537v3, whole genome shotgun sequence window:
- the atxn1l gene encoding ataxin-1-like has protein sequence MKPTHERNQECLPPKKRDLPVSSTSSGTGGGGGAGASGGDEGTPTHSSIATCSESQGGGTTPGEWMRVQSSLQYSAENADGISVPVDQYSMLYKVALPSVTYSPTNLHPVLSHISPAYTVPSPLLQHPGIPYSPLGYAQIPHSSLQFVSSPYAVPYAVPPGFVPSSLISQQSAIPQGPHVSHLVPYPSVIQEGVVSPASQPPTSAHAFAKVAAAGSVPLVLAPEQAAAQQHLGPGGGLAAGEVSPRGVTAFYHHPGSRAVSVSTATAYREARGTQEVNGGEEGRGGRELLQDSVYSPRGVRPAHAAPGSSAADSPQDRPLGARRYEERGSPGRRSTPDTDLEVQQVVGRLTSPNQGMSGGHKEEPLGPLNLSQSSQRSWQALPAACVENMVGLGKPLYEAHPAGAGDPRVAIHQQLAQPARHAVMLANGQPVLVPLDYKQQQHYASLTNDVVTTAAVMPVKHSKAFDSPAQMHPPDRAPVELAHQQLQVQPGPAVPVPVPLALPVPVQSQAPPSLTQNPSHFMKGAIIQLATGELKRVEDLQTQDFVRSAEVSGGLKIDSSMVVDIRKSQQKPGLMTLHFTVGEQQNKVTIDVPPEHPFFVFGQGWSSCSPEGTAKLYGLACHHLQVGDVCVSIALQQPQRQEKPLLQQQQQSSRTPTKVSSTTSVITQSMGPPAPQHLRPPAQCRAESSHRERERGEEEEEPMQVRGGGHGDTPSRPDRTSAEHTRSLSSNYLHTEGSPRTVAAMRGLSSSIIGAQRHWSVPSFQRYGTMDEEEAHLSSSGSSRPSFIPQEVKLSIEGRSNAGK, from the exons ATGAAGCCCACGCATGAGCGCAACCAGGAGTGCCTGCCACCCAAAAAGCGGGACCTTCCAgtcagcagcaccagcagtggcacggggggaggagggggtgcggGTGCGAGTGGAGGGGATGAAGGCACTCCCACTCACAGTTCGATCGCTACCTGTAGTGAAAGCCAGGGGGGAGGCACAACTCCTGGGGAGTGGATGCGGGTCCAGTCCAgcctgcagtacagtgcagaAAATGCTGATGGCATCAGTGTTCCCGTTGACCAGTACAGCATGCTCTATAAAGTAGCCCTCCCCTCAGTCACCTACTCCCCTACCAACCTTCACCCGGTGTTAAGCCACATCTCTCCTGCCTACACTGTCCCCTCCCCACTCCTGCAGCATCCTGGGATCCCCTATTCCCCTCTTGGATACGCCCAGATCCCCCACTCATCCCTGCAGTTTGTGAGTTCCCCTTATGCGGTTCCTTATGCTGTTCCACCCGGCTTTGTCCCCAGCTCCCTGATCTCCCAGCAGTCTGCCATCCCACAGGGCCCCCATGTCTCCCACCTGGTTCCCTACCCCTCGGTCATTCAGGAGGGCGTGGTCTCCCCTGCCTCTCAGCCTCCGACCTCGGCCCACGCCTTCGCCAAAGTGGCCGCGGCCGGCAGCGTTCCGCTGGTGCTGGCCCCGGAGCAGGCCGCAGCCCAGCAGCACCTGGGCCCTGGGGGTGGGCTGGCTGCTGGCGAGGTCAGCCCCAGGGGTGTAACGGCCTTCTACCACCACCCCGGCTCCAGAGCTGTCTCGGTATCCACGGCAACCGCCTACAGAGAGGCACGCGGCACCCAGGAAGTCAACGgcggagaggagggaaggggagggagggagctgcTGCAGGACTCCGTGTACTCCCCCAGGGGTGTGCGGCCAGCACATGCTGCGCCCGGCTCCAGTGCAGCAGACAGCCCGCAGGACAGGCCCCTCGGGGCCCGCAGATACGAGGAAAGGGGCTCGCCAGGCCGCCGCAGCACTCCGGACACGGACCTGGAG GTTCAGCAAGTGGTTGGACGTCTAACTTCTCCTAACCAAGGTATGAGTGGGGGCCATAAAGAGGAACCACTGGGCCCCCTGAACTTGTCCCAGAGTTCCCAGAGGAGTTGGCAGGCCCTGCCAGCGGCCTGTGTGGAGAACATGGTGGGTCTAGGCAAGCCTTTGTATGAGGCACACCCAGCAGGAGCCGGTGACCCAAGAGTAGCGATCCATCAGCAGCTGGCACAGCCTGCCCGCCATGCCGTGATGCTGGCCAATGGGCAGCCAGTTCTCGTCCCCCTGGACtacaagcagcagcagcattacgCAAGCCTAACCAATGATGTGGTCACCACTGCAGCAGTCATGCCGGTGAAGCACTCAAAAGCTTTCGATTCTCCAGCCCAAATGCACCCCCCTGACAGGGCCCCAGTGGAGCTGGCacaccagcagctgcaggtgcagCCTGGCCCTGCtgtcccagtcccagtccctcttgctctccctgTTCCAGTCCAAAGCCAGGCTCCTCCGTCCCTCACCCAGAATCCCTCGCACTTCATGAAGGGAGCCATCATTCAGCTGGCCACTGGGGAGCTGAAGCGGGTGGAGGACTTGCAGACCCAGGACTTTGTGAGGAGCGCAGAGGTGAGCGGCGGCCTGAAGATCGACTCCAGCATGGTGGTGGACATCCGTAAAAGCCAGCAGAAGCCGGGCCTCATGACCCTGCACTTCACTGTCGGGGAGCAGCAGAACAAGGTGACCATTGACGTTCCCCCCGAGCaccctttttttgtctttggaCAGGGCTGGTCCTCATGCAGTCCCGAAGGCACAGCCAAGTTATACGGGCTGGCCTGTCACCACTTGCAAGTTGgggatgtctgtgtgtctattgCTTTACAACAACCACAACGGCAGGAGAAACCACTGcttcaacagcagcagcaatcaTCCAGGACACCCACCAAAGTCAGTTCTACCACCAGTGTGATCACCCAGTCCATGGGGCCACCCGCTCCCCAACATTTAAGGCCACCAGCACAGTGtagagcagagagcagccaCCGCGAGAGGGAacgcggggaggaggaggaggaacccATGCAGGTAAGGGGCGGGGGTCATGGGGACACACCCTCCCGCCCAGACAGGACTTCAGCAGAGCACACCAGAAGCCTGAGCAGCAACTATTTGCACACGGAAGGCAGCCCCCGAACAGTGGCTGCGATGAGGGGGCTGTCGTCATCGATAATCGGAGCTCAGAGGCACTGGTCAGTCCCTAGCTTCCAAAGATATGGGACCATGGATGAGGAAGAGGCCCATCTTTCTTCATCAGGCTCCTCACGACCCTCCTTCATCCCTCAGGAGGTCAAGTTGTCCATCGAGGGGCGCTCTAATGCGGGAAAgtag